The DNA segment ACGCCCGCCGTAGGAGAGCGCCAGCACCGCGGTCATCGAGCGGTTGTTCGCTGTCGCCGCGACCGCGCTGTCCAGCGCGCGGCGCACCGGCGGCGGCAGCCGATCGAGGTCGCCCAGCGCGATCACGCGGATGTCGCGCTTCATCAGCCGCTTGGTCTCGGTGAGCAGGTAGCGATGGAACAGCTCCATCAGGAAACGCACCTCGGTGCTCGGACGCTGCCAGTTCTCATTGGAGAAGACGAAGAGGGTGAGATAGGCGATGCCGATCTCGCGCGCGGCTTCGACCACTGCGCGCACCGAATCCTTGCCGCGGCGATGGCCCGCCGAGCGGGTGAGCCCGCGTTGGCTCGCCCAGCGGCCGTTGCCGTCCATCACGATCGCGACGTGACGGGGCAGGCGCGCCGGGTCGAGCGAGAGTCCGGGAAATTCGTCGAGTGGGAGTGAAGCCACGAACCGGGTTAGTCGCGCCGCAGCGCCAGCGGGGGCCTGCCGGGCGGTTTCAGACCTCCATGATCTCGGCTTCCTTGGCGGCCAGCACCTTGTCGATCCTATCGATCACCTCGGTGGTCAGCTGCTGCACCTTGGCTTCGGCGGCGCGCAAGGCGTCGTCGGTGAGCTTCTTGTCCTTGTGCAGCCGCTTGAGCTCATCATTGGCGTCGCGCCGATGGTTGCGCACGCCGACCCGATGCTCTTCGGCGACCTTTCGCACGTGGCGTACCAGTTCCTTGCGCCGCTCTTCGGTCAGCTCGGGAATTGGCACCCGGATGATTTTGCCGTCGTTGATCGGCGTGAGTCCCAGGTCGGAGGTCTGGATCGCCTTTTCGATCTCGTGCAACGCGCCCTTGTCATAGGGCGTGATCACGAGCAGCCGCGGCTCGGGCGCCGACAGCCCGGCGAGCTGGCGCAGGGGAGTCTTCGCGCCGTAATAATTGACCT comes from the Candidatus Binataceae bacterium genome and includes:
- a CDS encoding isoprenyl transferase, with the translated sequence MASLPLDEFPGLSLDPARLPRHVAIVMDGNGRWASQRGLTRSAGHRRGKDSVRAVVEAAREIGIAYLTLFVFSNENWQRPSTEVRFLMELFHRYLLTETKRLMKRDIRVIALGDLDRLPPPVRRALDSAVAATANNRSMTAVLALSYGGRQDVARAARRIAEDVAACRLRPEEVDEQAVASRLAGGCDLPDPDLLIRTSGEQRISNFFLYQLAYTELYFTNTLWPDFRERDFLQALVAYQQRERRFGALDAASTGNQRLRAAN
- the frr gene encoding ribosome recycling factor, which encodes MAAEEAHAEVIEMARLQMEEALESLRHEFARVRTGRASTALLEGLQVNYYGAKTPLRQLAGLSAPEPRLLVITPYDKGALHEIEKAIQTSDLGLTPINDGKIIRVPIPELTEERRKELVRHVRKVAEEHRVGVRNHRRDANDELKRLHKDKKLTDDALRAAEAKVQQLTTEVIDRIDKVLAAKEAEIMEV